In one Planctomycetota bacterium genomic region, the following are encoded:
- the holA gene encoding DNA polymerase III subunit delta has protein sequence MAATSTHALDLLDKPPAKIPPVCVAAGDEHLLRRQVSQWLRDAVTGGDEFSMTTFDGDEAELRDVIDELSTMAMFGGGRRLAVVDNADDFVTQNRAALEDYVAKPRSSGVLLLNVKTWPANTRLAKAVAASGLTIDCSTPTEAKLSKWAQRWAKKQYQAELDSSAANVLIEIVGPEMGLLDQELSKLAGAVEPGRKIVADDVHRLVGSWRTKSTWDMLDAALLGQSASALEQLDRLLRSGEEPVAILGQIASSLRKLATAARHVFRSETEGRRMSLRGALEAAGVRMFIEKAETQLKRLGRYRSQQLYRWLLDTDIALKSQGGGRPAARRTLERLIARISAAAEPQVQSR, from the coding sequence GTGGCTGCTACTTCAACTCACGCACTCGATCTGCTCGACAAGCCGCCGGCCAAGATTCCGCCGGTCTGCGTGGCGGCCGGTGATGAGCATTTGCTTCGGCGGCAGGTCAGCCAGTGGCTGCGCGACGCCGTGACGGGTGGTGATGAGTTCAGCATGACCACCTTCGACGGCGACGAAGCCGAGCTACGCGACGTGATTGACGAGCTGTCGACGATGGCCATGTTCGGCGGCGGGCGGCGGTTGGCCGTGGTCGACAACGCCGACGATTTTGTCACCCAGAACCGAGCGGCCTTGGAAGATTACGTGGCCAAGCCCCGCTCGTCGGGCGTCCTGTTGTTGAACGTCAAGACCTGGCCCGCCAACACCCGGCTGGCCAAGGCCGTCGCGGCGTCGGGCTTGACGATCGATTGCTCGACGCCGACCGAAGCTAAGCTGTCCAAATGGGCTCAGCGCTGGGCAAAGAAGCAATACCAAGCTGAACTCGACAGCTCGGCGGCTAACGTGCTGATCGAAATCGTCGGGCCCGAGATGGGCCTGTTGGATCAGGAACTGTCCAAGCTGGCCGGAGCGGTCGAGCCAGGCCGCAAGATCGTGGCCGACGACGTCCATCGGCTGGTGGGCAGTTGGCGCACCAAAAGCACCTGGGACATGCTCGACGCCGCCTTGCTGGGGCAATCGGCCTCGGCCCTCGAACAACTCGATCGCCTGTTGCGATCAGGTGAAGAGCCAGTGGCCATCCTGGGGCAAATCGCTTCGTCGCTGCGCAAGCTGGCCACCGCGGCGCGGCATGTCTTTCGTTCTGAGACCGAGGGACGACGGATGTCGCTGCGCGGCGCGCTCGAAGCGGCCGGCGTCCGCATGTTTATCGAGAAGGCCGAGACGCAATTGAAGCGGCTCGGGCGTTATCGATCTCAACAGCTCTATCGCTGGCTGCTCGACACCGACATCGCGCTCAAAAGCCAAGGGGGCGGACGACCCGCGGCGCGACGGACCCTGGAACGGCTGATCGCGCGAATCTCGGCCGCCGCCGAGCCGCAGGTGCAAAGCCGGTGA
- a CDS encoding glycosyltransferase family 39 protein yields MPPRLTTIITWFARRPTVAVMLLAALLFLWQLGSNRALTEHETLVAGPAKQMVASGDWLVLWIGDRTWLEKPPLPEWLAGLSSIALGGFTETSVRLPFALCGLLVVWLQMRLATRLFNGTIGWLSGLVQCTSVYMVAYARLCEADVVLLALYLAALTLFHEAESRRKSLAPAEWRRWRFAFWIVIGLTNLAKGIGFGALLALFTCAGWLIVSGDWRGLRRWVSPLGILAAVAIAVAWPVAVSLRDPSALQLWYEHTFRRAADGIGYSQPWWYYFSQWPVQLLPWTPWVVIGAWSSLRTAWQQLRSSERFCWFWFAGQLALLSCSSGKNHHYLLYALPALAPIAASGLLTSATHLATWGVRPHRVSLAAAALFATIVGGHLTVQTWVMPRRDQSAADKQFLQMIGQHLPDNCLLAASGRQEIARHVFYVDRPLIGVWCPSHLPNVLPAGATTAYVIDRASGRHELGMVGRVEQVAQSPYTRKERNLDDRFTLFRVELNTPAGGAATTAAQPVDRQEFQR; encoded by the coding sequence ATGCCCCCACGCCTGACGACAATCATCACCTGGTTTGCGCGGCGGCCGACCGTGGCCGTCATGCTGCTGGCTGCGCTACTGTTTCTGTGGCAGCTTGGCTCGAACCGCGCGCTGACCGAGCACGAAACGCTCGTCGCCGGCCCGGCCAAGCAGATGGTCGCGTCGGGCGACTGGCTGGTGCTCTGGATCGGCGATCGAACCTGGCTCGAGAAGCCGCCCTTGCCCGAGTGGCTGGCCGGGCTCTCGTCGATCGCCCTCGGCGGCTTCACCGAAACCAGCGTGCGACTGCCGTTCGCGTTGTGCGGCTTGCTGGTCGTCTGGCTGCAGATGCGGCTGGCGACGCGCTTATTCAACGGGACCATCGGTTGGCTGTCGGGCCTGGTGCAATGCACCAGCGTCTACATGGTGGCCTATGCCCGACTGTGCGAAGCCGACGTGGTGCTGCTGGCCTTGTATCTGGCCGCGCTCACGCTGTTTCACGAAGCTGAATCACGGCGCAAGTCGCTCGCCCCGGCCGAGTGGCGGCGCTGGCGGTTTGCTTTCTGGATCGTGATCGGACTGACGAATCTGGCCAAAGGAATCGGCTTCGGCGCGCTGCTGGCCTTGTTCACTTGCGCCGGCTGGTTGATCGTCTCGGGCGATTGGCGCGGCCTGCGACGCTGGGTCTCGCCGCTCGGCATCTTGGCCGCGGTGGCGATTGCCGTCGCCTGGCCGGTGGCGGTGTCGCTCCGCGACCCGAGCGCGCTCCAGCTTTGGTACGAGCACACCTTCCGCCGCGCGGCCGATGGCATCGGTTACTCGCAGCCTTGGTGGTACTACTTCAGTCAGTGGCCGGTGCAGTTGCTCCCCTGGACCCCGTGGGTCGTGATCGGCGCTTGGTCGTCGCTGCGCACCGCGTGGCAACAGCTGCGCTCGAGCGAGCGATTCTGTTGGTTCTGGTTCGCGGGCCAGTTAGCTTTGCTCTCCTGCTCGTCGGGCAAGAATCATCACTATCTGCTCTATGCGCTGCCGGCGCTCGCGCCGATTGCCGCGAGTGGCTTATTGACCAGCGCGACACACCTGGCGACCTGGGGTGTTCGGCCACATCGCGTGTCGCTGGCGGCCGCAGCGCTGTTCGCCACGATTGTCGGCGGACATCTAACGGTCCAGACTTGGGTGATGCCACGCCGCGATCAATCGGCGGCGGATAAGCAATTCTTGCAAATGATCGGCCAACACTTGCCCGACAACTGCCTGCTAGCCGCCAGCGGTCGACAGGAAATCGCGCGGCACGTGTTCTATGTCGACCGGCCGTTGATCGGCGTCTGGTGCCCTTCGCATTTGCCGAATGTGTTGCCGGCGGGCGCGACGACGGCCTATGTGATCGATCGGGCGTCAGGGCGTCACGAATTGGGGATGGTCGGCCGCGTCGAACAAGTGGCCCAAAGCCCCTACACGCGCAAAGAGCGAAACCTCGACGATCGCTTCACGCTGTTCCGCGTCGAACTCAACACGCCGGCCGGCGGCGCGGCGACCACGGCTGCCCAGCCGGTAGATCGCCAAGAATTCCAGCGCTAA
- a CDS encoding neutral zinc metallopeptidase, which yields MRWEGGRESDNVEDQRGDGGGGFGGFGGGFGGQPIMLSGTGLVILIIISLVFGLNPLELLQDAQQGAPPPPAVHAPHEAGPEEEHLKKFVSVVLAETEDVWTELFRQQGLQYRKPHLVLFNGRVASACGLSSAATGPFYCPGDERVYLDLSFYRELRQRFQAQGEFAQAYVIAHEVGHHVQKQLGINEQVQEMQRRSDRVRANHLSVCLELQADFFAGVWARHADEMQHILDPGDIESALRCAAAIGDDRLQKQAQGYVVPDSFTHGTSAQRARWFRLGYETGDMTKGDTFNAKEL from the coding sequence ATGCGCTGGGAAGGTGGACGCGAGAGCGACAATGTCGAGGACCAGCGCGGCGATGGTGGCGGCGGCTTCGGTGGTTTCGGCGGCGGGTTTGGCGGCCAGCCGATCATGCTCAGCGGCACCGGGTTGGTGATCCTGATCATTATCAGCCTGGTGTTCGGGCTCAATCCGTTGGAACTGTTGCAAGACGCCCAGCAAGGCGCGCCGCCTCCGCCGGCCGTCCACGCGCCCCACGAAGCCGGCCCCGAGGAAGAACATCTCAAGAAGTTTGTCTCGGTCGTGCTGGCCGAGACCGAGGACGTCTGGACCGAGTTGTTTCGCCAGCAAGGACTGCAATATCGCAAGCCTCACCTGGTGTTGTTCAACGGTCGAGTCGCCTCGGCGTGCGGCCTGTCATCGGCGGCGACCGGGCCGTTCTATTGCCCAGGTGACGAGCGCGTCTATCTGGACCTGAGCTTTTATCGCGAGTTGCGGCAGCGATTTCAGGCCCAGGGAGAATTCGCCCAGGCCTATGTGATCGCTCACGAAGTCGGCCATCACGTGCAGAAGCAACTGGGCATCAACGAGCAAGTCCAGGAAATGCAGCGCCGCAGCGACCGAGTGCGCGCCAACCATCTGTCGGTCTGTCTAGAGTTGCAGGCCGACTTCTTTGCCGGCGTCTGGGCTCGGCACGCCGACGAGATGCAACACATCCTCGACCCGGGCGATATCGAATCGGCCTTGCGCTGCGCCGCCGCGATTGGCGACGATCGCCTGCAAAAGCAGGCTCAAGGTTACGTCGTGCCCGACTCGTTCACCCACGGCACCAGCGCCCAGCGCGCCCGCTGGTTTCGCTTGGGCTACGAAACCGGCGACATGACCAAAGGAGACACGTTCAACGCGAAGGAGCTGTGA
- a CDS encoding ThuA domain-containing protein has protein sequence MLRIVFSTFAIVTAGLVNVAQAGEPARLPPGVVVEETCPDAKLTKIVFVAGSSFYKPGEHEYLGGAAVLMRLARQTPGVFPVLAVDWPRRAETFAGAKAIVFYLDCGDKHPLRDEAKLAEVQRLADAGVGLVGCHQFVDIPKELNPAMQRLVGAAWEKGASQRGHWVSDFKTFPQHPTTRGVTPFTIDDGWLFKLRFIDGMTGITPLVRTVSPKVKAPEYDDNAIVGWACNRECATKQGMARSFVFTGCHLHKSLAEPGYRRFLTNGILWAAGAEIPSNGAPVELDAATLGSYLPPPPAGETK, from the coding sequence ATGCTTCGCATCGTATTCAGCACCTTCGCCATCGTCACCGCCGGCCTGGTGAACGTGGCCCAAGCCGGCGAGCCGGCTCGGTTGCCGCCTGGCGTCGTCGTCGAAGAAACTTGCCCTGACGCCAAGCTGACCAAGATCGTCTTCGTCGCCGGCAGCAGCTTCTACAAGCCCGGCGAGCACGAGTACCTCGGCGGCGCGGCCGTGCTGATGCGCCTGGCCCGACAAACGCCTGGCGTGTTTCCGGTTCTGGCGGTCGATTGGCCGCGGCGGGCCGAGACGTTCGCCGGCGCCAAGGCGATCGTGTTTTACCTGGACTGCGGCGACAAACATCCGCTGCGCGACGAAGCTAAGCTGGCCGAGGTACAGCGACTGGCCGACGCCGGCGTCGGACTGGTCGGCTGCCATCAGTTCGTCGACATTCCCAAGGAGCTGAATCCGGCCATGCAGCGACTGGTCGGCGCGGCGTGGGAGAAAGGGGCCTCGCAACGCGGGCACTGGGTGTCGGACTTCAAGACCTTTCCCCAGCACCCAACCACGCGCGGCGTCACGCCCTTTACGATCGACGACGGCTGGTTGTTCAAGCTGCGATTCATCGACGGCATGACCGGCATCACGCCGCTGGTGCGAACGGTTTCGCCCAAGGTGAAAGCGCCCGAGTACGACGACAACGCAATCGTCGGTTGGGCCTGCAATCGTGAGTGTGCCACCAAGCAGGGAATGGCCCGGTCGTTCGTCTTTACCGGTTGTCATCTGCACAAAAGCCTGGCCGAGCCGGGCTATCGACGATTCCTGACCAATGGCATCCTCTGGGCCGCCGGCGCCGAGATTCCCAGCAATGGCGCGCCGGTTGAACTCGACGCGGCCACGCTGGGCAGCTACCTGCCGCCACCGCCCGCCGGCGAAACCAAGTAA